In Methanosarcinales archaeon, one genomic interval encodes:
- a CDS encoding glycosyltransferase family 4 protein, which produces MKIVFGTDVFYPVLEAGGEVHTFNVAQNLVKFGHEVTVLSGKSSQFIDDPIEKLNALKDEEEVEGIRIIRMKKAYRYGSTVSSLPALFEMYRTLNRMIRDNEVDIINFVLYRPCVPFIFAARKRIPTVLTVHLLSEGFGNWKGWKDYDAGIIGGFAQKAIENIVLRFPYDMVITVSDTFRTELTNYFPKEKIEVVYNGVDLDQYSEVEVRQKKTNQIIYVGALKKRKNILDAIYAVKMARKIIKDLTLVIVSGGGECEEIVSDIIKKEGFIEYYKKITDEQKIRLLKESSLFVFPSSYESFGLVLIEALVCDTPFIAYDIPAIREVNSLTSGGILVPYGEVELLTQQICKLLVNSDKLKELGDVGKKNVEKKFTWTAVAKRYEKIFNDVLEDNKL; this is translated from the coding sequence TTGAAAATTGTATTTGGCACTGATGTATTTTACCCTGTACTTGAAGCGGGTGGAGAAGTACATACATTTAATGTTGCACAAAATCTTGTCAAATTTGGGCATGAAGTTACAGTATTGTCTGGTAAATCTTCTCAATTCATTGATGATCCTATTGAAAAATTAAATGCTTTGAAGGATGAGGAAGAAGTAGAAGGTATAAGAATAATAAGAATGAAGAAGGCTTATCGATATGGATCTACAGTTAGTTCATTACCTGCATTATTTGAAATGTATCGAACTCTAAACAGAATGATCCGGGATAATGAAGTCGATATTATTAATTTTGTCTTATATCGACCCTGTGTGCCCTTCATCTTTGCAGCAAGAAAAAGAATTCCTACTGTACTTACAGTTCATTTACTTTCTGAAGGATTTGGAAATTGGAAAGGATGGAAGGATTATGATGCAGGAATAATAGGAGGATTTGCCCAAAAAGCAATTGAAAATATCGTTTTACGATTTCCTTATGATATGGTTATTACGGTTTCAGATACCTTTCGGACTGAACTTACCAATTATTTTCCAAAGGAAAAAATTGAAGTTGTTTATAATGGTGTGGATCTGGATCAATACTCTGAAGTGGAAGTCAGGCAAAAGAAAACAAACCAGATTATTTATGTAGGAGCATTAAAGAAAAGAAAGAATATTTTGGATGCCATTTATGCTGTCAAAATGGCTCGAAAAATAATTAAAGATTTAACATTGGTAATAGTAAGTGGTGGTGGGGAATGTGAAGAAATTGTAAGTGATATTATTAAAAAAGAAGGTTTCATTGAATATTATAAAAAAATAACCGACGAACAAAAAATAAGGTTATTAAAAGAATCAAGTTTATTTGTTTTTCCCAGTTCTTATGAAAGTTTTGGATTGGTTTTAATAGAAGCTCTGGTTTGCGATACACCATTTATAGCATATGATATCCCTGCAATCAGGGAAGTAAATAGTCTGACATCAGGTGGTATATTAGTTCCTTATGGAGAAGTTGAACTTCTTACTCAGCAGATATGCAAATTATTAGTTAACAGTGATAAATTAAAAGAATTAGGAGATGTGGGTAAAAAGAATGTTGAAAAAAAATTTACATGGACTGCTGTGGCAAAAAGGTATGAAAAAATATTTAATGATGTATTAGAGGACAATAAATTATAA